CCTATTAATAATGGTATTCGTCATGGTGGTATGGTTGATGAGTGTTCCTTTTTCATCCCTGATCTCAATCTCAGAAACGTGCATCGATTTTCCTTTTCTTATGAAACGTGCGGTAGCGGTTACAATGCCATCTTTTTTACTTCTAAGATGATTGGAATTAATATTGGTTCCTACACCATAATATTTATCGCCATCTATGAAGATGTTAGACAGGCTTGAACCTAATGTTTCAGCAAGTACACAGCTTGCTCCTCCATGCATGATTCCGAAAGGTTGATGCGTTCTTGGCAATACAGGCATCGTAGCGGTAAGGGTTTCATTTTCGAGATCAATATCAATGAATTTGATTTCCATTGCTTTTGCCAGGGTCTCGCCGCCCCAGTTATTCATGAATGCTAATATTTCTTCTTTAGTCTGGCCTTTCATTTTTATATAGATAAATGATGATTGATAGATAATAATTGATTATTCACCTGTTCCCATAATATTAGGATTCCAGTTCTCAGGAACTTTAGGGACAATATCGTTTTTTACATAATAATCCTGAATTTCCTGCATGATCTCAGAAAAAGGAACGGATGCAATTCTTTCGTAAGGAATGGTGTAGCCCAGGTATACAATATTTCTTTTAAAATCTCCTGCAGCCAATACAATAGGAACTTTTGCAGCCATAGCCATGTGATAGAATCCTTTTCTCCATTTCGGAACCCAGCTTCTTGTACCTTCCGGGGTAATTACAAGACTGAAATCCTCTTGAGCAAACTTGCTGGCAACAAAATTTACAAGATCATTCTTTTGGCTTCTGTCGATACCAATACCTCCAAGTCCTTTTACAACACTTCCATACCACGCTTTGGTATGGGCATCCTTAATAATGATTTTTAAAGGTCTATTCAGAGACCAATAGGCAAAGTTTCCTAAAATGTATTCCATATTGTGGGTATGCGGTGCCACCACGAGGATACATCTGTTCAGGTTGTTAACGTCGCCCTGTAGAACAACTTTCCATCCTAATAATTTTAACATCAGTTTGCCTATCAGCTTTTTCATAGATTCTTGGGATTAAAAACAAAAAGTATAACCAAATTGGTTATACTTTTACAAATATATTGAAATATTATTGCTCTTAAAATAAACCGTTGATTAAATCTACGATTTTCATTACGAATTCCATTGCAAATTGTATCATAATAAGAGTGTTTTTTAGTGTTTGTTGGTTATTAAATTTTTGCTATACGAAATTAAAACAATTTTTTCACATAGAGAACTAAAAATTAGTTTTTTTTCACTTTCCTGAGAGAAGAATGGTGTGAATTTCAAACGGTTGCTTTCCACTCACACCTTCTACCACTCTCTGTAGTTAATTATTTAGTTTGTATGGATATTTCGTTTTTTCCGTCCTTTATTTTGATGTCCACATCTTTGTTGATTTTTTTAATATCAGATGCTACGGAATCAATAACTTTCTTAGCTTGGTTGTTTGGAACTTTTTTGCCATTAATGATAATACTGTCTTTATCATCAGAATTGTATTCTATGCTTGAACCATTTACCGTAATCTTATTTTTTTCGATTCTGATTCCGTTGTGGTTGTCATATTCATCCTGATCCTGATCATCAATACCATCTCCATTCAGGTCTCCATCAAAATGGATATGGTCTTTCTTCACAGGGATTATCACTGTTTTCTGAGGAACTACAAGTTCATAGTCTACTCTGTAATCTCTGAATCTTTGATCATATGGATACTTGATGAAATTAGGAAGCATCACTTTGTTGTTTACTATTTCTACCGGAACTGTCAGTTGAACAGGGATATTATATCCGTTTCCTTCTTTTTTGATAATCAAGTAAGGGGTTTTAATATCTGTTTTTCTGATAACATCTACTGAAATATAATCTTCTTCATATACACTTCTTTTATCAGAATAGATGTCATCGTCATAAGCCTTAAAGTTTTGAGGAATAGTTACCTGCTTGATATCTACATAAAGGGTATCTGAAGTTGTATTAATTGCTACATTTTCAGTGTCTTCTTTGCTGCCTTTGTAGATCAGGTTTTTCTTAGCCATGCTTACTCCAAAATAAGCTCCTAATCCAAGTAATAAAAGAAATATACCTCCTAGTACCCATCCGATATTTCTTAATTTTGTTTTTGGTGAAAAGATTTTGATGCCTAATAAGCTGAAAATAATTGCTGGAATTAAACTTCCAAGAACCATTATAGCTACCAGAACCTTATCAAGTCCATTTTCACCCATGTAAAACTCTATTTTATTCGCTCCAGGAAAGTCTACCCCTGTTCCGAAAAGCCCAAAGATAACAAAGACTCCTATGATACTGCTTACGGCAAGTAGTACAAAGATTCCGCCTACAATGTATTTCAGTACATTCCAGATTCCGCTCCCGGCATTGTTGATGTACGGTTTATTTTCGGTGTAGATTTCTCCGACCCTCTGAGTAGATTCATTGGCAAACTGTACCAATTTATTAGACTCATTCTTAAGATTGTCGAAGTTCATAGGCTTTCCCTGCATTTTCAGGAAATCTGCTGCTGTTTCAGCTTTTGGAAGTACGGCCCAAAGAATTACGTAAAGAAGTCCAATCAATGAAGAGGAGATGGCTGCTGTGAAGATTCCTAAGACGAAAACCCCTAGCCAGATTGCTCTCATAGCCGTAATGTCCATTCCTACATACTGAGCTAAACCAGCACAAACACCCGCGATTTTTTGTTTTTCAGGATCACGGAATAATTGTTTTTTGTCTGAGTAACTCGTTCCTGTATTGGTCTTTTTATTTGTATTTTTTTCAGAAAAATAAGCTTCTTCCTGTTCTTCAATTTTCTCAGGCGTTCCGATCTGTGCGATTACCTTTTCTACATCGGTATCGTTAATTACTTCTCGTTTTCCTAGAGAATCTCTGAAGATCTCCACCATTCTTATTTCTATGTCATGCATTACCTCATCAGCTTCCGAAGCATCTAGCGAGCTTCTAAGAGCGTTCAGGTAGTCGCTGAGCTTTATATATGCGTGTTCTTCTATTGTAAAAGAAAAACCTGCGAGTCCTATTGAGAGTGTCTTGTTCATAGCTTTGTTTTTTAATGTTGTTGAGTGATTTGGTTTACTGAGGCGGTAAGCTCATTCCACGTATTTTGAAGTTCATCCAGGAAAAGTTTGCCTTTTTCTGTGATCTGATAATATTTTCTGGGCGGCCCACCTGTAGATTCTTCCCATCTGTAAGAGAGAAACTCTCCGTTTTTAAGTCTTGTGAGAAGAGGATAGAGGGTTCCTTCCACGACATCCAGTTTTCCTTTTTTCAGTTCATCAATAAGATCGGAAACATACATTTCTCGTTGGTTGATGAGACTTAGAATACAGAATTCCAGAATCCCTTTTCGCATTTGCGCTTTGGTATTTTCAGTATTCATCTTTGATAAGTTTTGTTAATTAGGTTATATTTTTAGAAAAATGCTCCTAGCTAGTTGAGCCTTTTCTAATTTTACATTACAAAGATATGTAAATAAAATGGTATTATGCAATACAAAGTAGTGAAATTTTAAAAATAAAACATATAGTATGTTGATAATCAGTAATATAATTTTATGTTAGTTTTTTTGATCAATTGATTTTAGAAGCAAAAAATTAAAAATAGTATGAAAACTGATTGATTTTTTGGTGAATGGAAGGAGTAGCAACCCATTTTTTGAAGTAAAACGCGAGAATTTTATTTTGAGATTGAATAGTAAGAATATTTTAGATCCTTCCAAGGTAGTACTCCATTAGTTTATGAGAAAAGATATGGGTAATTAGGATTTATAAAATGATTCAAAACAAAATACAAATAGCTGTACTTTGGCTTTATTGTTTCACCAGTGATTATTTAGTCCTTATTGTTTATCATCATATTAATACGTCTGAGTTTTGAAATAGGAACTATGATTCGTATTTTTGTTTGGACGTTTTTATAAAACACTTGAATCCAATATTACTATGAACATGAATATTTTAAATTATTACAAGAGTTTATCTGCTTTTATATTATTAGGCCCTTTATGTTTCGGGCAATATCAGTTTGAGGTAAAAGATGCTTCGAAAAACTATGATGCCATTATTACAATCAATAATTGTTTTGATGATCAATGTATGGATAAAGGTACAGTGGAGTTGTTTGATAATAAAAACAGCAAAGTACAAACTTTTACATCAGATAATCTGGTGCTATATCTTGGAAAGGGACAGAGATTGGAACGTGGAAAAATAATCCCGCTGGCGAAAGAGCAAAGCCCTCTGATTTTTGGTGATTTCAATTTTGACGGAACCGAAGATCTGGCGATAAGAAATGGGAATATGGGGAATTACAGTTCAGCGTCTTATGATGTATATGTATTCAATAGTACCAGAATGTCGTTTGTAAAAAGTAAAGAACTTACAGAGTTGGGATCAGATAATTTTGATTTTTTTGAAACAGATCCGGTTCGTAAGCGCATTATTACCTTTGGAAAGGATGGCTGCTGCCGACTTTTCACCACAGAATTTGAAGTAATTCCTAATAAAGGACTTGATAAGGTTCTTGAAAAAGAAGAAGACCTTACCAATGAGGATTATGTAAAAGTTACGATAAAAGAAAAGAAAAACAATAAATGGACAACCAGAACCAAGGTGTATCCATCAGATCAATATAATAGAGAAAAGTAAGATGAAAATTCAGAAAGAGATCGATTTTATCCTGGCAGTAGATGCCCTGAAAAACGTACAGAGAAGAAATTATAATGCAGATGATTCCAGAAGAGAGAATACAGCAGAGCACTCCTGGCAGATCATTATTCTAGCGCAAATCCTTTATCCTTATGCGAAAAACCGTGCGGATATTGATTTGCTGAGAGTCATAAGAATGCTTTCCATTCATGACCTTGTGGAAATTGAAGCAGGAGATACTTTCCTTTTCGATGAAGCAGCTATGGTAGGAAAGTTTGAAAGAGAGAAGATTTCTGCACAGAAGATCTTTGGGATTCTTGATGAGCCTTTACGTACAGAATTTTTCAATCTATGGCTTGAGTTTGAAGAGGAGGCTACTCCAGATGCTATTTTTGCATGTTCTATCGATAGAATTATGCCTTTTATCCTAAATTCTTATACGTCAGGAAAGAGCTGGACGGAAGCGGGGGTAACGGAAAAGCAGATCAGAAATATGCTTGAAAATGCAATTACAAGAGCTTCTGATGAAATGGGAGAGGCCTTTGAACTACTATTAAGTAAAAGCCTTGAAACAGAAAAAGTTTTGAAATAATCTAAGTTAGGAAGCTGGAAGAGGGAGGTTGGATGTTATTGTTGCTTCTGTAATGTATGGAAGCCATTTGTCTAGTCCTTCTGGTATCAGTAAAAACAGAGATATTGAGAGTAAAACAGATATCATAAAAAGTTTCGGGCGGCCAAAGGCCGCCCGAAACTTTTCTATTTATAGTATCTGGATTGGTTTCTTGAATTCATCAATCGCTACAAAAGTAAAATCACCTACGATTGCTTTTTCTCTTTCATAAGAATACATCTGCTCAGTGTAGATTTCAACGTTTACCTTCATACTTGTTTTTCCAACGTATGAGACTTTTCCGATCAGTTCTACAATAGTTCCTGCAGGAATAGGCTTTTTGAAATCGATTTTATCACTGCTTACTGTTACTACCCTTTTTCTTGCGAAACGGGTCGCAGCAATAAAGGCTACTTCATCCATAAGCTGCATGGCAGTACCTCCGAAAAGAGTATCGTAATGATTGGTTGTGTTAGGGAATACCGCTTTAAAGATTCTGGTTTCGGCAGCTTCAATTCTTTCTTCTGTAGTCATATTTCATTATTAATTAAGGCGAAATGAAATAGTATCAAAACAACAGAATGATGACAGGAACGTTGGAAATCCCTGAAACAATCCATCAGATCAATAAAACTTCAAATCGCGAAAGTTTCTTGTTTAAGAAAGTGGCAGGTCTCCTGACTTGTAACATCTTTTATCTCCTTCCCATGCCTCGCACAGTGGATCTTTTGATAAAGATTACAGTTACTTACAGTTGCGCGACAGTCCGTGATTTTCACACGGTTCCCTTTTAATCTGTGGTTATACAGAACCAGTTTCTATGATGAATAAGCGTTACACTTTTTCGGCTGCAAAATTAATAAATTTATTCCGGATTATGATAAATAATCTGGCTGATTACTCTTCCCTTTTTGATCGTCCATAAAGTCGTATATCTATATTCTCCCGAACCATTGATCATATAAAGAAAAATGTTATCATTGTCGAGTGCGGTCACTCCCACATTATTGAAGTCCATAGTAGGCTGGAACATATTTTTGATGGCTTCTCTTACAAAAACAGAACCTCTTCCGGGCTGTTGAAGTCTGATGGATTTGATTTCAGTCATCCCTTCAGGAAGGTCGTTTCCAATTCCCCACGGTTTAACTTTATCAATCGTAAGAAGTTTTCCTTCTGCATCTTTTTCCTTTTTACGGTAACCGGCATTGGATGGGTAAACATCAATAACGACTTTACTTCTTTGTGCAGTAGGAATTTTGGGATCGGAATTATCAGTGAAGATCAATGATCTTCCATTCTTAGATTTGGAAGGGGTATAGGCTGGAAGTTGATCCACAAAGGCAATACGTTCTTTGTTAACCATTCCTTCTTTGTCAAGAGTTTCATATCGTACAAAAGGTTTGTCATCATCTTGCTTTTCAGGATATTTGATCCAGATCCATTCCGTTTCTCCCGGAGCAGGTTTTACATAAACAAATACATCGCCTTTACGCATTCTGATCTTATCTACAATTTTTCTGTAGTTATCCTTATGAACACGTACATTGGCATATCCTTCTTCAGCTTTTACAACACCAAAAGGAACTTTATTTTGACCTTTCACGAAGGCTAAAGAAAAAATACTGAAAGCAGATACGTAGAATGCTTTGTTTATGAAAATCATGATGAAAAAAATTTAATGGTTCAAATATATAAATTTAATGGACGAGTTTAAAGAATAGCCTTCCCAATTTTTGAGGCATAATCCCCCAGGTCAGTCAGGTTGGTATTTGATAAAATAATAATACTTAAACCATTGTTCAAATAATGGAACCATACACAATTTGCACCTGCTATTCTTCCATACCGCTCCATTCGCTTGTATTTTTCAATATCACGAATCCAAACACTATATCCATAATCATCCAGACCAGGAGTTAACAATTGGTTTAAAGTTTCTTTTTTGATAAGCTTATCATCAAAAAGAGCATTGTTAAATTTGATTAAATCGGATGTACAGGAATACATTGCACCTGCAGCAGAAAAATCTCCCACATAAATTGGAATATTTGGAATTAAATGATCAAGATTCTTGTCCTTGTAGTATGGCGTAGCTAGATTCTTTATCAATTTGTAATGGGAAATAAGTCCTGAATTATTCATTTTTAGAGGGACAAGGATTTTTTGACTCAGGATTTCTTCATAAGTCATTTGATAAACGACCTCCAAGATTCGACCAAGGATCATGTATTCTCCATTATTGTAGTCAAACTTTGTTCCCGGTTCATTAACCAAAGGGTTGGAACAAAATTGATTGACAATCTCTTTTAATTCGTAGGGTCTGTTATAGAATCCCAATCCGTATTTTAAAAAATTTTCGTCTCTTGCTGTATCTGTATTTTTCATTCCGGATGTATGATTCAATAGCTGACGAATAGACACCTTAGAACCGCCTTCTCCTTTGTAATCCGGTAAATAGTCAAGTATTTTTTTGTTTAAATCAATTTTTCCCTGATCCACAAGCTGAAGAATGAGAACCGCCGTGAAAGTTTTGGTTATTGAGCAAACTTGGTATCTGGTATCGTTTGTGGTAGGTGAATTGAAGGAACGTTCAGCTACACCAAAGCTTTTGTGATAGATTGTTTTGGAATCTTTTTGAATTAAAACTGTTCCGTTAAATTGATGCTCAGAGGCATAATTTTCAACCAATTGCTTGACTTTTTGGGTTTGCCCGAGAGCAAAATGAGAAAGTAGGGAGAGAAGTATTGGAATTAAGATTTTATGCATTGTAATTAAATTATAGAGTACTGATGGTCATTTTCTATTCATAGATGGCTTATATTATCATTCTAATCAATAGATTTTAAGAAAAATGACTGCTTTCGAATGATTCTTAGATCTATTTCTTATGATGGCTAATCTACTCATTTATTAATCGTTGGCAAATGGTTACTTCTGATATTTTTTGTTTTAATATAGATATTATAGCATGGGTCATATTTTAATTGAAATATCTGAAAAGTCTATGATTTATTTTGAGTAAAGAAAAATAGTATCTTTTAACAATACAATGAATAGGAAATAAGTAGGTAAACTTCTCAAAATATGAGTCTTCATTTCTTGAAATTTTGTTATCTATTGTGGGTGTTGTAGAAGTTGACAGAAATAAGAAATGCAAAAAGCGCTAATCAATCAGCGCTTTTTGGTTTGTCAATTGGTAATGACTGATATACTTTAAATTCTCTCTAATTCATCTGCATCAATCGTGGTCTTGAAAGTTCCGTAGTTCACAATCACCTTATTTCTGGAGATTTTCTCAATGGTACCTACACTGGTGCTTCCAGTAATGCGGACACGCTGGCCTATTTTCATCCAAATGGCACGGTCGCTCTTACGTTGTTCTTCCAGTTTTTCATTGGTTTCAGCAATTTTTTCAATTACTTCTTCTTTCTTAAGCTGTTGAGTGATCTTTCTCTTTACCACCTGAAGACGTTTTGATTCATCCTTATCAGCACCAATCTTTCTGAATTTTTCCTGTTCAAGCAGTTTCACAAAATCCTTTACCACATCTTTTCTGGATTTTCCTTTCGTGTAGCTGTCAATGAAAGCCTCAATCTTGTTTCCGAATTGAAGTTTACGGTGTTCTTCTTCATAGAGTTTCTGAAAATTATACAGTTTCTGCTGAAGCTGGTCATTTAGTTTCTGAAGATTATCACGTTTGTCTTCTACAGATTCTTTTCTTTCAGCAAGATCAGTTTTTAGTTTTTCAACCTCATATTTCTCCTGTTGCAGCTTTACAATCGTTTTATCAAGATTTACAATATCATGTTCAACCTTTTTCTTGGCAGAATGAATGATAAATCTTGGAATCTTATTCTTCTCAGCAACTTCAAAAGTAAATGAACTTCCTGCTTGGCCTACTTCCAGTTTATACATCGGCTCCAATGTTTCTTCATTGAAAAGCATGGCCGCATTCTGAGCATTAGGAAGTTGTTCTATAACTAGTTTGATGTTGGTGTAGTGCGTTGTAATGATCGCAAAACTCTTTTTATCATAGAAAAACTCCATGAAACTTTCAGCCAAAGCACCTCCTAATTCCGGATCAGAACCTGTTCCGAACTCATCAATCAATAAAAGGGTGTTTGCATCAGCCTCACGAATGATCCCGGACATTTTCTTTAATCTCGATGAATAAGTGGATAAGTGGTTTTCAATAGATTGATTATCACCAATATCTGTCATGATCTTCTCAAAGAAAAACATCTCAGATTTTGGATGGACAGGAACCAGAATACCACTTTGAATCATCAACTGAAGCAATCCAACCGTTTTTAAGGTAATTGATTTTCCACCGGCATTAGGCCCTGAGATACAGATAATTCTGTTATGTTCCGTTAAAGCCAGAGTCTGTGGGTGAATTGTTTTGTTCTCTACCTTGTTTCTCAGCCATAGCAAAGGGTGAAAGGCATCCTTTAGCCTCAATGTTTTATGGCGGTTGATTTTAGGAAGGATACCATTGATAAGCTCTGAAAATTTAGCTTTGGCCCTTACCAGGTCAAGATCAAAAATATATCCTTGATATCTCCAAAGTTGAGGCTGAAATTCTGCAAGTTCTGCAGTAAGCTTTCTAAGGACTCTATCAATCTCTTTTTTCTCTTCCTCTTCGTTTTCGCGAAGTTTGAAGTAATGCTTTACTACGCTATCAGGCTGAATGTAAGTAATAGAGCCGGTTTTTGAAATTCCCAGGGTTCTTCCCGGAACTCTTTTCTTAAAACCTGATTTGACGGCCAAAACTCTTTGATCGTCAATAATAGTTTCCCGTATATCATCCAAAAAGTCACTTTGTCCATAGGTGGTCAAAGCGCGGTTGAAGTTTTCCTGAATTGCTTTTTTAGCATGCTGGATCTCTGTTCTTATCCCTTTTAAAGTAGGAGAAGCTTCACTTTTTACCTCACCAAAACGGTTGAAAACCTTATCCACCTTCTCGATAATCTCTTTTCTGAATTCCAGGACAGCAACTTCTTCCAATAAAGTAGGGAATGTTTCCGGCATGGTAGGGAAGAACTTTTGTAATCTTCCGATCTGTTCCGTGATGGTTTTTATTTTGATGAAAGCACTGTTTTCCAGACGGTAATTCTCAATCAGCATTAATTTCAGCTCATTTTCAATATCTTCATATTCATCAAACGGAATCGCATTTGAACTTTCAAAACTCGACAGATATTCTGCCGTTTTTTTTAATGAAAGTTCCGCCTCGTCAATTTCCATGGGACGAAGTTGAAGAATTTTTTCTCTTGTTTTAGGAGAATACGCAAATGGGGAGATTTCCGCGAGCAATTGCGGAAACTCTAATTCGTCTAAATCTTCTTTATCTATATACACAGTGCAAATTTAGTGAGAATTTTGATTATTACGTATATTTGAATGATTTACAAAATATTTCCATGAAACAATTATTCTTTATTCTGCTTTTCTTTTCCATAGGAATTCAGGCTCAAATTAAAAAACAGAAGCCTGGAAAGGTGAATAGGGTTGAAAATAAGCTCTATTCTAAAAGCAATAAGAAGCCTCAATATGGAACCAAAAACCTAAAAGATGAGCAGGTGAAAAGGATTATTAATCTCAGCCAGCAAAAAGATCGCCCTAAAAATGAAATCGTAAAGAAAAATACGGATGATGAGAAGGGAACAGTTATTTATGAGGAAACTTCTTTCATAAGATATAAAATGTTGTTCATTGGTCTGGAGACCAATAAAGATGCTTTTTCGGAGGATAAAAGACTTGTTCTAAGAGATATTTGATATAACATAAGACTATAAGAAATATGAAACTGGAAACAGAACGTCTTACCTTAAATTATATAGATGAAGTGCATACGGAAGACATCCTGCGCATCAGAAGTAATGAAGTTACCAATCAATATGTGAAAAGAAAATCTCCTAAGACCAATTATGATGCCTTGGAATTTATCTTACATATCAAAAAAGAAACTCTGAATAAAGAGGTCGCTTTTTGGGGAATTTCATATAAAGATTCCTGGAATTTTATTGGAACGATATGCCTATGGAATTTTTCACCAGATAAGAAAACAGCTGAGGTAGGGTATGAGTTACTACCAGATTATCATAAAAAAGGAATTATGTCTGAGGCTCTAAGTGCTGTTTTGGACTATGGATTTAATGATTTGCAGTTGCAAGAGATCATAGCGATCACAAATCAATTCAATGAAAGTTCTAAACGACTTCTTTTAAAACATAATTTCATATTGCAAGAAGATCAAAAAGATGAAGAAAGCCCTGATAATATTATTTTTAGCTTAAAAAGACAATGATCATGAAGCTCGGCAGTTTTTTTTCTATCTTTAACCTCAAACAGATTAATAGTACACACAATATATGAAAAATGAGATAAAGTCCTTAACCGGATTAAGGGGAGTTGTAGCGTTATGGGTTACTTTTTTTCATTTAAGTCACTTTAAAATTGATCTTATCCAGACTGTTGTAAAGAAAGGATATGTTGCAGTAGATATCTTTTTTGTATTAAGCGCATTTTTATTAGCTATTTCTTATGCAGATAAATTTAAAACATTAGATTTTAGTGCAATACAGAAATTCTATAAGAAAAGAGTTAACAGAATTTATCCAGCTTATTTTCTATCTGTTATTTTTATTGCTGTTTTCCTCATTGATACCTCAAAGACGAAATTCTTGATTAATACTGCTTTATTGCAGTGTTTTTTTAATCCCAATTATTCATTAGGCACAGTTTATTGGTCATTAAGTACCGAATGGATCTGTTATCTAATATTTCCTTTCTTGCTTTTCTTTATTGTTCGATACAAAATACGCAGTGAAATATTAATTGTTGCAGGCTTAAGCTTAAGGCTGATTCTTCCATATCTTCCGGATCATTTATATCTTGGTTCAGATATGCAGATGCCTGTAGCTAAATCTACCAATTATCTCGATCTTACTCATGGTCTAACTTCCCTAGTAAGAACGGTATCATCATATCTTTTGGGAATAGGAATTGCTTTTTTGCCAGGGTTTGCATTGCGAAAAAAAATAGTGGCCTATGTTGCATTAATCTTGTCTGTGGTATTATTATATACAGAAAAAGGACTGTTTTTTATTCCGTTATTATCAGCAATAATGATTAAACAGCTGTACGATGGGGAAGATAGTGTGATTAAAAGATTTTTGGGAAGCAACATGGTTTATTTTCTTGGAAACATCTCTTATTCATTGTATATCATCCATTATATCGTATTGAGAGAAAGAATAATATGGGTGAGATCAGAGCTTCTTAATAGTTTCCTGTTAATTGGTTTGTCTATTCTGTTATCCTACTTTTCATATATTTTAATTGAAAGAAAAGTGAAGATATTTAAAGTCTGAGCTATGCTTTTATTTTTATATTAATTACTTTTGCAATATGACCTGGACAGAAATTTTAGCCCCGATAAAAAGCACAGAATATTTTACAACTCTTTGGGAAAAAGTTAAAAATGAATATGCAACGACAAAAGTTTTTCCACCGAAAAATCAAATTTTCAGAGCGTTAGAATTGACCCCTTTTGACGATGTAGAAGTCGTTATCATTGGCCAGGATCCTTACCATAACGATTATCAGGCTAATGGGTTGTGTTTTTCCGTGTCTGAGCAGGTGACTGCTCCGCCATCTCTTAAAAATATTTTTATTGAATTAAAAGATGATCTAGGTGTTGTAAGAACTTCCAAAGAGCTGGATGACTGGGGAAAACAAGGTGTTCTTTTATTGAACGCAACGTTAACGGTTCGTGCCCACTCACCCAATTCTCATAAAGATCTTGGCTGGGAGACATTTACCAACTATATTATCAAAGAAATTTCTGATAAAAAAGAAAATGTGGTTTTCGTATTGTGGGGGGCTTTTGCACAGAAAAAAGCCGAACTCATTGATCCGGCTAAGCATTTTATATTGAAATCGGCGCATCCGTCACCGTTTTCTGTTTATAGAGGATTCTTCGGAAGCAAGCCTTTTTCAAAAATTAATGAATATCTTGTTTCCAAAGGGAAGAAACCTATTTCGTGGTAGTATTGGATGAAGCTCCGGCTTTTTTAATACTGATTCCTATTTTATAATTTCCATTTAATGCTGTAGTACCGCCTGCTTCTTTAGGGTAAGGATTTACTTCTTGTAACGTAATTGTGTACCCGTTGAAATCAGCAGATTGATGATAATTACGGTTGGGAAAATCCATGCTGGCCAGATTTAAAAGCATAGGTCTGGTAGA
This is a stretch of genomic DNA from Chryseobacterium tructae. It encodes these proteins:
- a CDS encoding GNAT family N-acetyltransferase, producing the protein MKLETERLTLNYIDEVHTEDILRIRSNEVTNQYVKRKSPKTNYDALEFILHIKKETLNKEVAFWGISYKDSWNFIGTICLWNFSPDKKTAEVGYELLPDYHKKGIMSEALSAVLDYGFNDLQLQEIIAITNQFNESSKRLLLKHNFILQEDQKDEESPDNIIFSLKRQ
- a CDS encoding endonuclease MutS2; its protein translation is MYIDKEDLDELEFPQLLAEISPFAYSPKTREKILQLRPMEIDEAELSLKKTAEYLSSFESSNAIPFDEYEDIENELKLMLIENYRLENSAFIKIKTITEQIGRLQKFFPTMPETFPTLLEEVAVLEFRKEIIEKVDKVFNRFGEVKSEASPTLKGIRTEIQHAKKAIQENFNRALTTYGQSDFLDDIRETIIDDQRVLAVKSGFKKRVPGRTLGISKTGSITYIQPDSVVKHYFKLRENEEEEKKEIDRVLRKLTAELAEFQPQLWRYQGYIFDLDLVRAKAKFSELINGILPKINRHKTLRLKDAFHPLLWLRNKVENKTIHPQTLALTEHNRIICISGPNAGGKSITLKTVGLLQLMIQSGILVPVHPKSEMFFFEKIMTDIGDNQSIENHLSTYSSRLKKMSGIIREADANTLLLIDEFGTGSDPELGGALAESFMEFFYDKKSFAIITTHYTNIKLVIEQLPNAQNAAMLFNEETLEPMYKLEVGQAGSSFTFEVAEKNKIPRFIIHSAKKKVEHDIVNLDKTIVKLQQEKYEVEKLKTDLAERKESVEDKRDNLQKLNDQLQQKLYNFQKLYEEEHRKLQFGNKIEAFIDSYTKGKSRKDVVKDFVKLLEQEKFRKIGADKDESKRLQVVKRKITQQLKKEEVIEKIAETNEKLEEQRKSDRAIWMKIGQRVRITGSTSVGTIEKISRNKVIVNYGTFKTTIDADELERI
- a CDS encoding acyltransferase family protein, with amino-acid sequence MKNEIKSLTGLRGVVALWVTFFHLSHFKIDLIQTVVKKGYVAVDIFFVLSAFLLAISYADKFKTLDFSAIQKFYKKRVNRIYPAYFLSVIFIAVFLIDTSKTKFLINTALLQCFFNPNYSLGTVYWSLSTEWICYLIFPFLLFFIVRYKIRSEILIVAGLSLRLILPYLPDHLYLGSDMQMPVAKSTNYLDLTHGLTSLVRTVSSYLLGIGIAFLPGFALRKKIVAYVALILSVVLLYTEKGLFFIPLLSAIMIKQLYDGEDSVIKRFLGSNMVYFLGNISYSLYIIHYIVLRERIIWVRSELLNSFLLIGLSILLSYFSYILIERKVKIFKV
- a CDS encoding uracil-DNA glycosylase, with the protein product MTWTEILAPIKSTEYFTTLWEKVKNEYATTKVFPPKNQIFRALELTPFDDVEVVIIGQDPYHNDYQANGLCFSVSEQVTAPPSLKNIFIELKDDLGVVRTSKELDDWGKQGVLLLNATLTVRAHSPNSHKDLGWETFTNYIIKEISDKKENVVFVLWGAFAQKKAELIDPAKHFILKSAHPSPFSVYRGFFGSKPFSKINEYLVSKGKKPISW